One Anopheles marshallii chromosome 3, idAnoMarsDA_429_01, whole genome shotgun sequence genomic region harbors:
- the LOC128713276 gene encoding uncharacterized protein LOC128713276, whose product MAAYIVIPVIVLTMMAIWFMVYMYDKRLKTTTSSSSPPATASPNVRQEGIVYTISNTPNGGTGNGTVRPSSDLNSATHIRIEPDGRDGVAPPQYGYTSQSLIVVTTIPRDLPPSYDQAIRTTDEMHSRGTPS is encoded by the exons ATGGCAGCCTACATAGTGATACCGGTGATTGTTTTAACGATGATGGCTATTTGGTTTATGGTG TACATGTACGACAAACGATTAAAAACCACTACGAGTTCTTCATCGCCACCGG CCACGGCATCACCCAACGTACGACAGGAAGGCATAGTGTATACCATTTCCAACACTCCCAACGGTGGAACTGGCAACGGTACTGTTCGCCCAAGTTCGGATTTGAACAGTGCCACCCACATTCGAATCGAACCGGATGGACGGGATGGCGTTGCTCCGCCACAGTATGGTTACACAAGCCAGAGTTTAATTGTCGTTACGACTATTCCTAGGG ATTTACCACCTTCCTACGATCAGGCGATAAGGACAACAGATGAAATGCACAGCAGAGGAACGCCATCGTGA
- the LOC128715442 gene encoding septin-7, giving the protein MSASTPTAQQTAPGVGGPPVPPVKPVLSSPGAYMANFQSGTAGSTVAPPITAGIHGTNKTHEKPTIAARPIPPPKLPNYSSSFNKIDRDRNEFTKIDKAEREKVSLLATKREMFFKSESNSPSGPPPNPPVGLNSLNLANNNVIHNNSANASTDKHSTAGLTNSTAGGVTNNSSPATVSIGAMVTNNNHNGLNGAVTTNGSSMAGNNNLTGASGGVNGLTTSMNSVSLKEKRDALLNHHDSGANGHHHHHLADAGNAKLANERHEKEKPVVKSKPKELDGYVGFANLPNQVYRKAVKKGFELTLMVVGESGLGKSTLINSMFLSDIYHAEQHPGPSKRIKKTVAVESTKVLLKENGVNLTLTVVDTPGFGDAVDNSNCWLPIVDFVESKYEEYLTAESRVHRTALPDSRVHVCLYFIAPSGHGLKPLDIEFMQRLCDKVNIIPVIAKADTLTPEEITLFKKQILNEIAQHKIKIYDFPDPMDEEEDAKVLRQLRSRVPFAVVGANAIIEIDGRKVRGRRYPWGVAEVENLDHCDFIALRNMVIRTNLQDLKDVTNNVHYENYRCRKLAGLGTDGKAKLSNNLCNIGTVNTNGTGWNPLAQMEEEKREHESKMKKMEAEMEQVFEMKVKEKKQKLKDSEAELTRRHEERKKALELQIRELEDRRKAFELEKAEWEQQNGVTLDELRRKSLEANSKETASLASRSSDESKGRRVFGSLLRRHTSFGAPDAVRGVTGAAGSTSTLTSSANNNSSTVPPSPQEHNES; this is encoded by the exons ATGAGTGCATCAACGCCCACAGCACAACAAACGGCACCCGGTGTCGGTGGACCGCCAGTACCTCCGGTGAAGCCGGTACTTTCCTCACCCGGTGCGTACATGGCCAACTTCCAGTCCGGTACGGCCGGATCGACGGTGGCACCGCCAATAACTGCCGGTATTCACGGTACGAACAAGACGCATGAGAAACCGACGATCGCCGCACGGCCAATACCACCTCCGAAGCTGCCAAACTACTCATCATCGTTTAACAAgatcgatcgcgatcgtaaCGAGTTCACCAAGATCGACAAAGCGGAACGGGAAAAGGTTAGCCTG TTGGCAACCAAGCGCGAAATGTTCTTCAAGTCTGAGAGCAACAGTCCGTCCGGACCGCCACCAAATCCACCGGTAGGACTGAATAGTCTGAACCTGGCTAACAATAACGTGATC CATAATAACAGCGCAAACGCGTCCACCGACAAACACAGCACTGCAGGGCTCACTAACTCGACCGCCGGTGGCGTTACTAACAACAGCTCACCGGCCACCGTCTCGATTGGGGCAATGGTCACCAATAACAATCATAACGGTCTAAATGGAGCCGTGACCACGAACGGGAGCAGCATGGCCGGTAACAATAATCTCACCGGTGCAAGTGGCGGTGTGAACGGGTTGACCACGAGCATGAACAGTGTTTCGTTGAAGGAGAAAAGGGACGCACTGTTAAACCACCACGATAGCGGTGCGAACgggcaccatcatcatcatcttgcgGATGCGGGGAACGCCAAGTTAGCAAACGAACGGCACGAAAAGGAGAAGCCGGTGGTGAAATCAAAACCGAAAGAGCTGGACGGATACGTTGGGTTCGCGAACCTGCCCAATCAGGTGTACCGGAAGGCGGTGAAAAAAGGATTCGAGCTGACGCTGATGGTGGTAGGCGAATCTGGCCTGGGCAAATCGACACTCATCAATTCGATGTTTCTATCGGACATTTACCATGCCGAGCAGCACCCCGGCCCATCAAAGCGCATAAAAAAGACGGTGGCCGTCGAGAGTACGAAGGTGCTGTTGAAGGAGAATGGTGTAAACTTAACTTTAACGGTTGTCGATACGCCTGGATTTGGTGATGCCGTGGACAAcagtaactg CTGGCTACCGATTGTAGACTTTGTCGAATCGAAGTATGAAGAGTATTTGACGGCAGAGTCGCGCGTTCACCGAACGGCACTGCCAGATTCGCGTGTGCACGTCTGTCTGTACTTCATCGCCCCATCTGGGCACGGTTTGAAGCCACTGGATATCGAGTTCATGCAACGACTTTGCGATAAGGTTAACATCATACCGGTCATTGCCAAAGCGGACACACTCACACCGGAGGAAATTACTCTGTTCAAGAAACAG ATTCTGAATGAAATCGCTCAACACAAGATTAAGATTTACGATTTCCCGGACCCAatggatgaagaagaagatgcAAAAGTGCTTAGACAGCTTCGTAGCCGTGTGCCGTTTGCGGTCGTCGGTGCAAATGCGATTATTGAAATCGATGGTCGCAAGGTTCGCGGTCGACGCTATCCGTGGGGAGTTGCTGAAG ttgaaaactTGGACCATTGTGATTTCATCGCCCTGCGCAACATGGTTATTCGGACAAACCTGCAGGACCTGAAGGATGTGACAAACAATGTGCACTACGAAAACTACCGCTGTCGAAAGCTGGCTGGTTTGGGTACCGATGGCAAAGCCAAGCTGAGCAATAA CTTATGCAATATTGGAACTGTTAACACAAATGGTACTGGATG GAACCCGCTGGCTCAGATGGAGGAGGAAAAACGAGAACATGAATCGAAGATGAAAAAGATGGAAGCCGAAATGGAGCAGGTATTTGAGATGAAGGTGAAGGAGAAGAAACAGAAATTGAAAGATTCCGAAGCCGAACTGACCAGACGTCACGAGGAGAGAAAGAAG gCTCTCGAGCTTCAAATACGCGAACTGGAGGATCGCAGAAAGGCCTTTGAGCTAGAGAAAGCGGAATGGGAACAGCAGAACGGAGTCACACTTGACGAGCTGCGCCGCAAGAGCCTGGAAGCGAATAGTAAAGA GACCGCGTCTCTTGCATCAAGAAGTTCCGATGAGTCGAAGGGCAGGCGCGTCTTTGGATCGTTGCTGCGTCGGCACACTAGCTTCGGAGCACCGGACGCCGTACGCGGCGTTACCGGTGCGGCCGGTTCGACTTCCACTCTCACTTCTAGCGCTAACAATAACAGCAGCACAGTGCCACCCAGTCCGCAAGAACATAACGAATCGTAA